One part of the Denticeps clupeoides chromosome 16, fDenClu1.1, whole genome shotgun sequence genome encodes these proteins:
- the madd gene encoding MAP kinase-activating death domain protein isoform X29 — protein MEKKKMCPRLLDYLVVVGARQPSSDSVAQTPQLLRRYPLEDHADFPLPPDVVFFCQPEGCLSIRQRRVSLRDDSSFVFTLTDKDSGVVRYGICVNFYRSFQRGHHRPRTDKGDKGPLAETAVEATEKSDLPADELVPPPASGDAFPPGDLGTGRSPRQRRKPRVAPRNRNSTLTSLCMLSHYPFFSTFRECLYILKRMVDCCSHRLTQRTGLPKGTQRDTMWRVFTGALSVEEKEKGSQLLQDLREVESWVYRLLRSPVPVATLRRVDVEVLPHDMQPPLTFALPDSSRFSLVDFPLHLPLELLGVDACLQVLTCILLEHKVVLQSRDYNALSMSVMAFVAMIYPLEYMFPVIPLLPTCMASAEQLLLAPTPYIIGVPASFFLYKSDFKMPDDVWLVDLDCNKVIAPTNAEILPPLPEPESSELKKHLKQLLQVNQCLVRLTVITQKQIFASDSKALASMSLNTQPILNLEKFQEGQELPLLPPGRDKASPSSTEFNPLIYGNDVDSVDVATRVAMVRFFNSPNVLQGFQMHTRTLRLFPRPVVAFQATSFLASRPRRSPFAEKLSHTQAVEYYGEWALNPSNLAFQRIHNNVYDPSLIGDKPKWYAHQLQPVYYRVYDGSSQLAEAMSRPLEDEGNYSDPTDDSPVCFSGSDSEAYDSSSSYSSLGDFVNEMIRGDIQGDTPNVDPLTHAALGDASEVEFHDFQEYKEEGSDRMAEGEGSADTAEGQPLRSSSSTTASSSPSTVIQGANHEQTEPGEMEASASAVLQNSVPGLAVPPFTRPTPDPVPMDAANKKKEYDNPYFEPQYGFPTDDDADNEEQEESYTPRFNQNLNGNKLQRPLRPSSLRLPGESDGEGDSRNSSPNSTISNNSSDGFGGLMSFASNLYKNHGTSFSLSNLALPNKAAREKATPFPSLKVFGLNSLMEIITEVGPGSGEGARAPRALVDQKSSVIKHSPTVKRESPSPQGRANNTSENQQFLKEVVQSVLDGQGVGWLNMKKVRRLLENEQLRVFVLSKLNRAVQSEEDARQEVIRDVEVSRKVYKGMLDLLKCTVSSLEHSYTNAGLGGMASVFSLLEIARTHYQTKDPEKRKRSPTEGSSSPGSKESPSGRMESARAAGVLLVPRLQLPPPSSGKGARHFDTRSLNEENFIASIGAEAAKHRVEGGDTEEKKSQISADSGLSVTSGSQKSDTESLASSEPPALTRSTSQDSEASTVVSNSSGETLGADSDLSSTAGDCLGGRVPPHLTLSRGTLSDSEIETNPATSSVFGKTHQLKPGVKEAAGPLTRGVPSAPIEDVSMRIYLCEGLLGKERSTLWDQLQFWEDAFLDAVMLEREGMGMDQGPQEMIDRYLSLGDHDRKRLEDDEDRLLATLLHNMIAYMLMMKVNKNDIRKKVRRLMGKSHIGLTHSQEINDILDRLANLSGRELPIRPSGSRHIKKQTFVVHAGTDTTGDIFFMEVCDDCIVLRSNIGTVYERWWYEKLINMTYCPKTKVLCLWRRNGQETQLNKFYTKKCRELYYCVKDSMERAAARQQSIKPGPELGGEFPVQDMKSGEGGLLQVTLEGINLKFMHSQVFIELNHIKKCNTVKGVFVLEEFVPETKEVVIHKYKTPMAHQICYSVLCLFSYMAAVKGKEAEGKPKMLSPRPLAS, from the exons atggagaaaaagaaaatgtgtcccCGCCTCCTGGACTACCTGGTTGTGGTTGGTGCCAG GCAGCCCAGCAGTGACAGCGTGGCCCAGACACCTCAGCTCCTGCGCAGGTATCCACTGGAGGATCACGCAGACTTTCCGCTGCCTCCGGATGTGGTGTTCTTCTGTCAGCCTGAGGGCTGCCTCAGCATCCGACAGCGCCGAGTCAGCCTCCGTGATGACTCCTCGTTTGTCTTCACTCTTACCGACAAAGACTCTGGCGTTGTTCGCTATGGAATCTGTGTCAACTTTTACCGCTCCTTTCAAAGGGGGCACCACCGCCCCAGGACAGACAAAG GGGACAAGGGACCTTTAGCAGAGACTGCGGTTGAGGCCACAGAAAAATCTGACCTCCCTGCTGATGAGCTTGTCCCCCCGCCTGCCAGTGGAGATGCatttccccctggagacttgGGAACGGGCAGGTCCCCTCGGCAAAGACGCAAACCCAGGGTGGCCCCTCGGAACCGAAACAgcactttgacttcactctgcATGCTCAGCCACTACCCATTCTTCTCCACCTTCAGGGAGTGCCTGTACATCCTGAAGCGCATGGTAGACTGCTGCAGCCACCGGCTCACACAGCGCACGGGCCTGCCCAAGGGCACTCAGAG GGACACCATGTGGCGTGTTTTTACGGGTGCGCTCTCTgtagaggagaaggagaagggcaGCCAGCTGCTGCAGGACTTGCGGGAGGTGGAATCGTGGGTGTACCGCCTGCTTCGTTCGCCCGTGCCCGTAGCCACCTTGCGCCGCGTGGACGTGGAAGTGCTGCCTCACGACATGCAGCCACCCCTTACCTTTGCCCTCCCCGACTCTTCTCGATTCAGCCTGGTGGACTTCCCACTCCACCTTCCCCTGGAGTTGCTGGGTGTGGATGCATGTCTGCAGGTTCTCACCTGCATTTTGCTGGAACATAAG GTGGTTTTGCAGTCTCGGGACTACAACGCTCTGTCCATGAGTGTCATGGCATTTGTAGCTATGATCTACCCCTTAGAGTACATGTTTCCTGTCATCCCCCTGCTTCCCACATGCATGGCTTCTGCTGAACAG CTTCTTCTTGCTCCAACTCCTTACATCATTGGTGTCCCAGCCAGCTTTTTCCTTTACAAGTCGGATTTTAAGATGCCAGATGATGTCTGGCTAGTTGATCTTGACTGCAACAAG GTTATTGCGCCAACCAACGCTGAAATACTGCCCCCCCTCCCAGAGCCTGAGTCATCAGAACTGAAGAAACACCTGAAGCAG CTCTTACAGGTAAACCAG TGTCTGGTTAGATTGACTGTGATCACCCAAAAGCAGATCTTCGCCTCCGACTCTAAG GCCTTGGCCAGCATGAGCTTGAACACCCAGCCCATCCTCAACCTGGAGAAATTTCAGGAGGGACAGGAACtacctcttcttcctcctggcAGAGACAAGGCTTCACCATCATCGACAGAGTTCAACCCGCTCATATATGGGAATGACGTGGACTCTGTGGATGTCGCAACAAg GGTTGCCATGGTGAGGTTCTTCAATTCCCCAAATGTGCTGCAAGGGTTCCAGATGCACACACGTACCCTGCGCCTGTTCCCTCGCCCTGTGGTGGCATTCCAGGCAACCTCGTTCCTAGCCTCCCGGCCTCGGCGCTCTCCCTTTGCTGAAAAGCTGTCACACACTCAGGCTGTGGAATATTATGGAGAATGGGCCCTAAACCCGTCAAACCTTGCATTTCAGAGAATCCACAACA ATGTGTATGACCCCTCTTTGATCGGAGACAAGCCCAAGTGGTATGCTCACCAACTTCAGCCTGTGTATTACCGGGTGTATGATGGCTCGTCCCAGCTGGCAGAAGCCATGAGCAGACCATTGGAGGATGAGGGAAATTATTCAGACCCCACTGATGACAG tcctGTGTGTTTCAGTGGCAGCGACAGTGAGGCCTATGACTCCAGCTCTTCATACTCTTCTCTTGGGGACTTTGTGAATGAAATGATCAGGGGCGACATTCAGGGAGACACTCCAA ATGTGGACCCACTTACACATGCTGCATTAGGGGATGCCAGTGAAGTTGAGTTCCATGACTTCCAGGAGTATAAGGAGGAGGGGTCTGACCGCATGGCTGAAGGAGAGGGCTCTGCCGACACTGCAGAGGGGCAACCTCTGCGTTCAAGCTCTAGCACCACCGCCAGCTCCAGCCCAAGCACAGTCATCCAGGGAGCAAATCAT GAACAGACAGAGCCTGGGGAGATGGAGGCTTCAGCAAGTGCTGTTCTCCAAAACTCTGTCCCTGGATTGGCTGTTCCACCTTTTACAAGACCCACCCCAGATCCTGTGCCTATGGATGCAGCCAATAAGAAGAAAGAATATGACAACCCATACTTTGAGCCACAATATGGGTTCCCCACTGATGATGATGCAGACAACGAGGAGCAAGAAGAGAGCTACACACCCCGCTTCAACCAGAACCTCAATGGCAACAA GCTTCAGCGGCCCCTGAGGCCCAGCAGTCTAAGGCTGCCAGGAGAGTCTGATGGTGAGGGAGACTCCCGCAACAGCTCTCCCAATTCCACCATCTCCAACAACAGCAGCGACGGTTTTGGGGGCCTCATGTCTTTTGCCA GTAACCTGTATAAGAACCATGGCACAAGCTTCAGCCTGTCCAACCTGGCTCTGCCCAACAAGGCAGCGCGGGAGAAGGCCACCCCATTCCCCAGCCTCAAAG TATTTGGGCTAAATTCTCTAATGGAGATTATAACAGAGGTCGGCCCGGGGAGCGGAGAAG GTGCCCGTGCTCCCAGAGCTCTGGTGGACCAGAAGTCATCGGTTATAAAGCACAGCCCCACTGTAAAGAGGGAGTCCCCCTCCCCGCAGGGCAGAGCCAACAACACCAG TGAGAACCAGCAGTTTCTGAAGGAGGTGGTGCAGAGTGTGCTGGACGGCCAGGGCGTCGGCTGGCTCAACATGAAGAAGGTACGCCGCTTGCTAGAGAATGAGCAGCTGCGCGTTTTTGTGCTAAGCAAACTCAACCGTGCAGTCCAGTCGGAAGAAGATGCCCGGCAGGAGGTCATCCGTGATGTG GAGGTGAGCAGGAAGGTGTACAAGGGGATGCTGGACTTGCTGAAGTGCACCGTGTCCAGTTTGGAGCACTCTTACACCAATGCAGGTCTGGGTGGTATGGCCAGTGTGTTCAGCCTTCTAGAGATTGCACGCacccactaccaaaccaaag ACCCGGAGAAGCGGAAGCGCAGCCCCACGGAGGGGTCAAGCAGCCCAGGCAGCAAAGAGAGTCCATCCGGTCGCATGGAGAGCGCCAGGGCTGCTGGCGTCCTCCTTGTGCCCCGACTCCAGCTGCCGCCCCCCTCCTCTGGGAAGGGGGCTCGTCACTTTGATACCCGGAGTCTGAACGAGGAGAATTTTATTGCATCTATTG GGGCGGAGGCTGCCAAACATCGTGTAGAGGGAGGAGACACTGAGGAGAAGAAGTCTCAAATAAGCGCGGATAGTGGTCTGAGTGTCACCTCTGGCTCACAG AAGAGTGATACTGAGTCTTTGGCTAGTTCTGAACCTCCAGCTCTTACAAGGAGCACCAGTCAGGATTCAGAGGCCAGCACAGTG GTCAGTAACAGCTCAGGGGAGACATTGGGGGCCGACAGTGACCTGAGCAGTACAGCAGGCGACTGTCTGGGTGGCAGGGTCCCTCCCCATCTCACCCTATCCAGAGGGACCCTCTCAGACAGTGAGATTGAAACCAACCCTGCCACcagctctgtgttt GGTAAAACCCACCAGCTAAAGCCAGGTGTGAAGGAGGCTGCAGGACCACTGACCAGAGGAGTTCCATCTGCTCCGATAGAGGATGTCAGCATGAGGATCTATCTGTGCGAGGGCCTGTTGG GCAAAGAGCGCTCTACACTGTGGGATCAGCTGCAGTTCTGGGAGGATGCATTTTTGGATGCAGTTATGCTGGAGAGAGAGGGCATGGGCATGGACCAGGGGCCACAGGAAATGATTGACAG GTACCTGTCTCTGGGGGATCATGATCGTAAACGTcttgaagatgatgaagaccGACTGCTGGCTACTCTGCTGCACAACATGATAGCCTACATGCTAATGATGAAG GTGAATAAGAATGACATTCGAAAGAAAGTCAGGCGTCTGATGGGAAAGTCCCACATTGGCCTGACCCACAGCCAGGAGATCAATGACATCCTCGACCGTCTGGCCAACTTG AGTGGCCGTGAACTTCCCATCAGGCCAAGTGGTAGCCGTCACATCAAAAAGCAGACTTttgtggtgcatgctgggactgATACCACAGGAGACATATTCTTTATGGAG GTGTGTGATGACTGCATCGTCCTGCGCAGCAACATTGGCACAGTATACGAGCGCTGGTGGTACGAGAAGCTCATCAACATGACTTACTGTCCTAAGACCAAGGTGCTGTGCTTGTGGAGGCGCAACGGCCAGGAGACACAGCTCAACAAGTTCTACACCAAGAAG TGTCGAGAACTGTATTACTGTGTGAAGGACAGTATGGAGAGGGCTGCAGCACGCCAGCAGAGTATTAAACCAG GGCCAGAGCTAGGGGGGGAGTTCCCTGTACAGGACATGAAGAGCGGAGAGGGCGGCCTGCTGCAGGTCACACTAGAAGGCATCAATCTCAAATTCATGCACAGCCAG GTTTTCATAGAGCTGAATCACATTAAAAAGTGCAATACTGTGAAGGGGGTCTTTGTCCTGGAGGAATTTG
- the madd gene encoding MAP kinase-activating death domain protein isoform X7: MEKKKMCPRLLDYLVVVGARQPSSDSVAQTPQLLRRYPLEDHADFPLPPDVVFFCQPEGCLSIRQRRVSLRDDSSFVFTLTDKDSGVVRYGICVNFYRSFQRGHHRPRTDKGDKGPLAETAVEATEKSDLPADELVPPPASGDAFPPGDLGTGRSPRQRRKPRVAPRNRNSTLTSLCMLSHYPFFSTFRECLYILKRMVDCCSHRLTQRTGLPKGTQRDTMWRVFTGALSVEEKEKGSQLLQDLREVESWVYRLLRSPVPVATLRRVDVEVLPHDMQPPLTFALPDSSRFSLVDFPLHLPLELLGVDACLQVLTCILLEHKVVLQSRDYNALSMSVMAFVAMIYPLEYMFPVIPLLPTCMASAEQLLLAPTPYIIGVPASFFLYKSDFKMPDDVWLVDLDCNKVIAPTNAEILPPLPEPESSELKKHLKQLLQVNQCLVRLTVITQKQIFASDSKALASMSLNTQPILNLEKFQEGQELPLLPPGRDKASPSSTEFNPLIYGNDVDSVDVATRVAMVRFFNSPNVLQGFQMHTRTLRLFPRPVVAFQATSFLASRPRRSPFAEKLSHTQAVEYYGEWALNPSNLAFQRIHNNVYDPSLIGDKPKWYAHQLQPVYYRVYDGSSQLAEAMSRPLEDEGNYSDPTDDSPVCFSGSDSEAYDSSSSYSSLGDFVNEMIRGDIQGDTPRDASEVEFHDFQEYKEEGSDRMAEGEGSADTAEGQPLRSSSSTTASSSPSTVIQGANHEQTEPGEMEASASAVLQNSVPGLAVPPFTRPTPDPVPMDAANKKKEYDNPYFEPQYGFPTDDDADNEEQEESYTPRFNQNLNGNKLQRPLRPSSLRLPGESDGEGDSRNSSPNSTISNNSSDGFGGLMSFASNLYKNHGTSFSLSNLALPNKAAREKATPFPSLKEYFNFDLEQEMDEDDDDDDDDDDAESPVFGLNSLMEIITEVGPGSGEGARAPRALVDQKSSVIKHSPTVKRESPSPQGRANNTSENQQFLKEVVQSVLDGQGVGWLNMKKVRRLLENEQLRVFVLSKLNRAVQSEEDARQEVIRDVEVSRKVYKGMLDLLKCTVSSLEHSYTNAGLGGMASVFSLLEIARTHYQTKDPEKRKRSPTEGSSSPGSKESPSGRMESARAAGVLLVPRLQLPPPSSGKGARHFDTRSLNEENFIASIELWSKHQDNRKQNALDKEQRAEAAKHRVEGGDTEEKKSQISADSGLSVTSGSQKSDTESLASSEPPALTRSTSQDSEASTVVSNSSGETLGADSDLSSTAGDCLGGRVPPHLTLSRGTLSDSEIETNPATSSVFGKTHQLKPGVKEAAGPLTRGVPSAPIEDVSMRIYLCEGLLGRDKSSVWDQLEDAAMETFSLSKERSTLWDQLQFWEDAFLDAVMLEREGMGMDQGPQEMIDRYLSLGDHDRKRLEDDEDRLLATLLHNMIAYMLMMKVNKNDIRKKVRRLMGKSHIGLTHSQEINDILDRLANLSGRELPIRPSGSRHIKKQTFVVHAGTDTTGDIFFMEVCDDCIVLRSNIGTVYERWWYEKLINMTYCPKTKVLCLWRRNGQETQLNKFYTKKCRELYYCVKDSMERAAARQQSIKPGPELGGEFPVQDMKSGEGGLLQVTLEGINLKFMHSQERKVFIELNHIKKCNTVKGVFVLEEFVPETKEVVIHKYKTPMAHQICYSVLCLFSYMAAVKGKEAEGKPKMLSPRPLAS, encoded by the exons atggagaaaaagaaaatgtgtcccCGCCTCCTGGACTACCTGGTTGTGGTTGGTGCCAG GCAGCCCAGCAGTGACAGCGTGGCCCAGACACCTCAGCTCCTGCGCAGGTATCCACTGGAGGATCACGCAGACTTTCCGCTGCCTCCGGATGTGGTGTTCTTCTGTCAGCCTGAGGGCTGCCTCAGCATCCGACAGCGCCGAGTCAGCCTCCGTGATGACTCCTCGTTTGTCTTCACTCTTACCGACAAAGACTCTGGCGTTGTTCGCTATGGAATCTGTGTCAACTTTTACCGCTCCTTTCAAAGGGGGCACCACCGCCCCAGGACAGACAAAG GGGACAAGGGACCTTTAGCAGAGACTGCGGTTGAGGCCACAGAAAAATCTGACCTCCCTGCTGATGAGCTTGTCCCCCCGCCTGCCAGTGGAGATGCatttccccctggagacttgGGAACGGGCAGGTCCCCTCGGCAAAGACGCAAACCCAGGGTGGCCCCTCGGAACCGAAACAgcactttgacttcactctgcATGCTCAGCCACTACCCATTCTTCTCCACCTTCAGGGAGTGCCTGTACATCCTGAAGCGCATGGTAGACTGCTGCAGCCACCGGCTCACACAGCGCACGGGCCTGCCCAAGGGCACTCAGAG GGACACCATGTGGCGTGTTTTTACGGGTGCGCTCTCTgtagaggagaaggagaagggcaGCCAGCTGCTGCAGGACTTGCGGGAGGTGGAATCGTGGGTGTACCGCCTGCTTCGTTCGCCCGTGCCCGTAGCCACCTTGCGCCGCGTGGACGTGGAAGTGCTGCCTCACGACATGCAGCCACCCCTTACCTTTGCCCTCCCCGACTCTTCTCGATTCAGCCTGGTGGACTTCCCACTCCACCTTCCCCTGGAGTTGCTGGGTGTGGATGCATGTCTGCAGGTTCTCACCTGCATTTTGCTGGAACATAAG GTGGTTTTGCAGTCTCGGGACTACAACGCTCTGTCCATGAGTGTCATGGCATTTGTAGCTATGATCTACCCCTTAGAGTACATGTTTCCTGTCATCCCCCTGCTTCCCACATGCATGGCTTCTGCTGAACAG CTTCTTCTTGCTCCAACTCCTTACATCATTGGTGTCCCAGCCAGCTTTTTCCTTTACAAGTCGGATTTTAAGATGCCAGATGATGTCTGGCTAGTTGATCTTGACTGCAACAAG GTTATTGCGCCAACCAACGCTGAAATACTGCCCCCCCTCCCAGAGCCTGAGTCATCAGAACTGAAGAAACACCTGAAGCAG CTCTTACAGGTAAACCAG TGTCTGGTTAGATTGACTGTGATCACCCAAAAGCAGATCTTCGCCTCCGACTCTAAG GCCTTGGCCAGCATGAGCTTGAACACCCAGCCCATCCTCAACCTGGAGAAATTTCAGGAGGGACAGGAACtacctcttcttcctcctggcAGAGACAAGGCTTCACCATCATCGACAGAGTTCAACCCGCTCATATATGGGAATGACGTGGACTCTGTGGATGTCGCAACAAg GGTTGCCATGGTGAGGTTCTTCAATTCCCCAAATGTGCTGCAAGGGTTCCAGATGCACACACGTACCCTGCGCCTGTTCCCTCGCCCTGTGGTGGCATTCCAGGCAACCTCGTTCCTAGCCTCCCGGCCTCGGCGCTCTCCCTTTGCTGAAAAGCTGTCACACACTCAGGCTGTGGAATATTATGGAGAATGGGCCCTAAACCCGTCAAACCTTGCATTTCAGAGAATCCACAACA ATGTGTATGACCCCTCTTTGATCGGAGACAAGCCCAAGTGGTATGCTCACCAACTTCAGCCTGTGTATTACCGGGTGTATGATGGCTCGTCCCAGCTGGCAGAAGCCATGAGCAGACCATTGGAGGATGAGGGAAATTATTCAGACCCCACTGATGACAG tcctGTGTGTTTCAGTGGCAGCGACAGTGAGGCCTATGACTCCAGCTCTTCATACTCTTCTCTTGGGGACTTTGTGAATGAAATGATCAGGGGCGACATTCAGGGAGACACTCCAA GGGATGCCAGTGAAGTTGAGTTCCATGACTTCCAGGAGTATAAGGAGGAGGGGTCTGACCGCATGGCTGAAGGAGAGGGCTCTGCCGACACTGCAGAGGGGCAACCTCTGCGTTCAAGCTCTAGCACCACCGCCAGCTCCAGCCCAAGCACAGTCATCCAGGGAGCAAATCAT GAACAGACAGAGCCTGGGGAGATGGAGGCTTCAGCAAGTGCTGTTCTCCAAAACTCTGTCCCTGGATTGGCTGTTCCACCTTTTACAAGACCCACCCCAGATCCTGTGCCTATGGATGCAGCCAATAAGAAGAAAGAATATGACAACCCATACTTTGAGCCACAATATGGGTTCCCCACTGATGATGATGCAGACAACGAGGAGCAAGAAGAGAGCTACACACCCCGCTTCAACCAGAACCTCAATGGCAACAA GCTTCAGCGGCCCCTGAGGCCCAGCAGTCTAAGGCTGCCAGGAGAGTCTGATGGTGAGGGAGACTCCCGCAACAGCTCTCCCAATTCCACCATCTCCAACAACAGCAGCGACGGTTTTGGGGGCCTCATGTCTTTTGCCA GTAACCTGTATAAGAACCATGGCACAAGCTTCAGCCTGTCCAACCTGGCTCTGCCCAACAAGGCAGCGCGGGAGAAGGCCACCCCATTCCCCAGCCTCAAAG aatattttaattttgattTAGAGCAGGAAATGGATGAAG acgacgatgatgatgatgatgatgatgatgctgaaaGCCCGG TATTTGGGCTAAATTCTCTAATGGAGATTATAACAGAGGTCGGCCCGGGGAGCGGAGAAG GTGCCCGTGCTCCCAGAGCTCTGGTGGACCAGAAGTCATCGGTTATAAAGCACAGCCCCACTGTAAAGAGGGAGTCCCCCTCCCCGCAGGGCAGAGCCAACAACACCAG TGAGAACCAGCAGTTTCTGAAGGAGGTGGTGCAGAGTGTGCTGGACGGCCAGGGCGTCGGCTGGCTCAACATGAAGAAGGTACGCCGCTTGCTAGAGAATGAGCAGCTGCGCGTTTTTGTGCTAAGCAAACTCAACCGTGCAGTCCAGTCGGAAGAAGATGCCCGGCAGGAGGTCATCCGTGATGTG GAGGTGAGCAGGAAGGTGTACAAGGGGATGCTGGACTTGCTGAAGTGCACCGTGTCCAGTTTGGAGCACTCTTACACCAATGCAGGTCTGGGTGGTATGGCCAGTGTGTTCAGCCTTCTAGAGATTGCACGCacccactaccaaaccaaag ACCCGGAGAAGCGGAAGCGCAGCCCCACGGAGGGGTCAAGCAGCCCAGGCAGCAAAGAGAGTCCATCCGGTCGCATGGAGAGCGCCAGGGCTGCTGGCGTCCTCCTTGTGCCCCGACTCCAGCTGCCGCCCCCCTCCTCTGGGAAGGGGGCTCGTCACTTTGATACCCGGAGTCTGAACGAGGAGAATTTTATTGCATCTATTG AATTGTGGAGCAAGCACCAGGATAACAGAAAGCAAAATGCTTTGGATAAAGAACAGA GGGCGGAGGCTGCCAAACATCGTGTAGAGGGAGGAGACACTGAGGAGAAGAAGTCTCAAATAAGCGCGGATAGTGGTCTGAGTGTCACCTCTGGCTCACAG AAGAGTGATACTGAGTCTTTGGCTAGTTCTGAACCTCCAGCTCTTACAAGGAGCACCAGTCAGGATTCAGAGGCCAGCACAGTG GTCAGTAACAGCTCAGGGGAGACATTGGGGGCCGACAGTGACCTGAGCAGTACAGCAGGCGACTGTCTGGGTGGCAGGGTCCCTCCCCATCTCACCCTATCCAGAGGGACCCTCTCAGACAGTGAGATTGAAACCAACCCTGCCACcagctctgtgttt GGTAAAACCCACCAGCTAAAGCCAGGTGTGAAGGAGGCTGCAGGACCACTGACCAGAGGAGTTCCATCTGCTCCGATAGAGGATGTCAGCATGAGGATCTATCTGTGCGAGGGCCTGTTGG GGCGTGACAAGAGCTCCGTCTGGGATCAGCTGGAGGACGCTGCCATGGAGACCTTTTCCCTGA GCAAAGAGCGCTCTACACTGTGGGATCAGCTGCAGTTCTGGGAGGATGCATTTTTGGATGCAGTTATGCTGGAGAGAGAGGGCATGGGCATGGACCAGGGGCCACAGGAAATGATTGACAG GTACCTGTCTCTGGGGGATCATGATCGTAAACGTcttgaagatgatgaagaccGACTGCTGGCTACTCTGCTGCACAACATGATAGCCTACATGCTAATGATGAAG GTGAATAAGAATGACATTCGAAAGAAAGTCAGGCGTCTGATGGGAAAGTCCCACATTGGCCTGACCCACAGCCAGGAGATCAATGACATCCTCGACCGTCTGGCCAACTTG AGTGGCCGTGAACTTCCCATCAGGCCAAGTGGTAGCCGTCACATCAAAAAGCAGACTTttgtggtgcatgctgggactgATACCACAGGAGACATATTCTTTATGGAG GTGTGTGATGACTGCATCGTCCTGCGCAGCAACATTGGCACAGTATACGAGCGCTGGTGGTACGAGAAGCTCATCAACATGACTTACTGTCCTAAGACCAAGGTGCTGTGCTTGTGGAGGCGCAACGGCCAGGAGACACAGCTCAACAAGTTCTACACCAAGAAG TGTCGAGAACTGTATTACTGTGTGAAGGACAGTATGGAGAGGGCTGCAGCACGCCAGCAGAGTATTAAACCAG GGCCAGAGCTAGGGGGGGAGTTCCCTGTACAGGACATGAAGAGCGGAGAGGGCGGCCTGCTGCAGGTCACACTAGAAGGCATCAATCTCAAATTCATGCACAGCCAG GAGCGGAAG GTTTTCATAGAGCTGAATCACATTAAAAAGTGCAATACTGTGAAGGGGGTCTTTGTCCTGGAGGAATTTG